TGTATGGTGTTTGAGAGTACTGTGGTTGTGTTTACTTATAGAAGTAGAAAGATTAAATGGTAATTCGTAATTTTATTACTTGAAGATTTGATTGGTTACGAATTCATTAATTGTCattaaatttgacaaaatcaTCTTCTTCCCATTGGGTGTCGTACATATGTTATATTGAATCTATCTTTTGTATTCTTGCTGCATAGAGagtgaaaagtggaaaaaaagttggaaattAATGATTATTACCCAATCTCATCTTTCGCAAATGCAGGTCATCCGTGAGAATCAGGTGGTGGTAGTGGTTGGTGAAACTGGTTCTGGAAAAACAACACAACTAACACAGGTCTGTTCAAAGTTGTTATCTGATTGTTGGCATCTGTGTGTTTGTGCatttatgtccatttttactGTGTTCATTCTTTGAAACTTTTGGTTCAGTAGTGTCCAAAACCTCTGTCAGGTCACTGAAGTATGATTTTTGGCAGTATCTTCATGAAGATGAGTACACGACCAATGGGATTGTTGGTTGCACTCAACCAAGGCGTGTAGCTGCTATGAGTGTTGCCAAGAGAGTCAGTGAAGAGATGGAAACTGAACTTGGTGATAAAGTTGGATATGCAATACGGTTCGAGGATGTGACTGGGCCTAACACTGTTATTAAGGTAATGACTTTTCTATTCTTACCTCATTATTCCTGTATCATGACTTTTGGTTATTTTAACATGCAAGTACCTAGTGTTTGCTTTATGGCCCATACTTACGACCATCATTATCAAAAAAGTCATAAATGTGCATTTACGTTCCACAAGTACTGATATTTTGCGTCCAAGCAGTGTGTATTTTAACATGACTGGTTCTTAGCGAGAACTGCATTGCTCATATGTTGCATTTAGTTGAAGAATATTGGTTGATCGAGCTATTGACTTGGTATGCAGGTAGACTTGCTTAGAAACAAGATAGTTACTCATGCTTATTGGTCATAGTCGCTTGAAatcatgtttaatttttctaatcaGTTGCTTGTTAAGTTTTGCTGATTTGTTTCCTTTGCAGTACATGACTGATGGTGTGCTTCTGAGGGAGACACTGAAGGATTCTGATCTAGAGAAATATCGGTATGATATTTTCCCAAACCAAGAATTGAATACATTATTtgtgttataatatttgtaacttctcatatttttatctttatcatGTAGTGTTGTTGTGATGGATGAAGCACATGAACGATCTCTAAGCACTGATGTGCTATTTGGAATCCTGAAGAAAGTTGTGGCCAGACGACGTGATTTCAAGCTAATTGTAACGTCTGCGACGCTTAATGCTCAGAAATTTTCGAATTTCTTTGGGAGGTACTCATATTGCAATGGGCTAGTCCAGGAAACTCTCACTTCAATCTACCTTTtctaacttataattttttactatattttttccccTGCAGTGTACCTATATTTCACATTCCTGGAAGAACTTTTCCAGTTCAAATCTTGTATAGTAAAACACCTTGTGAAGATTATGTTGAAGCTGCCGTGAAACAGGCCATGATGATTCACATCACAAGTGCTCCGGGCGATATTCTCATCTTCATGACTGGTCAAGATGAGATTGAGGCAACCTGTTATGCTCTTTCTGAACGCATGGAGCAGCTTATTGCAACAAAGAAGGAAGCCCCGAAGCTGTTAATTCTTCCCATATACTCCCAGTTGCCAGCTGACTTGCAAGCAAAGATATTTCAGAAAGCTGAAGATGGAGCTCGCAAGTGTATTGTTGCTACCAATATTGCTGAGACATCTTTGACTGTAGATGGAATCTTCTATGTCATTGACACAGGTTATGGTAAAATAAAAGTCTATAACCCTCGTATGGGTATGGACGCTCTCCAAGTGTTTCCTGTTAGCCGTGCTGCTGCGGACCAGCGTGCTGGACGTGCTGGAAGAACTGGGCCGGGGACTTGCTATCGTCTTTATACCGAAAGTGCGTATCTAAATGAGATGCTTCCCAGTCCTGTGCCAGAAATTCAACGGACCAACCTCGGCAATGTGGTTTTGTTGCTCAAGTCTCTGAAAATTGACAATTTGTTGGATTTTGACTTTATGGATCCTCCTCCTCAAGAGAACATCCTCAACTCCATGTACCAGTTGTGGGTGTTGGGTGCTTTGAACAATGTTGGGGATCTGACAGATCTAGGCTGGAAAATGGTAGAGTTTCCTCTTGATCCTCCCCTTGCCAAGATGCTTTTAATGGGCGAGCAGCTAGGATGCATTAATGAAGTTTTGACAATTGTGTCGATGCTTTCGGTGCCATCTGTTTTCTTTAGACCCAAGGATAGGGTTGAGGAGAGTGATGCCGCACGGGAAAAATTCTTCGTGCCAGAGTCCGACCATCTTACCCTTCTAAATGTATACCAGCAATGGAAAGCCAATCAATATCGGGGTGATTGGTGTAATGACCATTTTCTGCACGTCAAGGGATTGCGCAAGGCTAGAGAGGTGAGATCCCAGCTACTGGATATTTTGAAGACGTTGAAGATACCTCTCACATCATGTGGGCCCGACTGGGATGTTGTGAGAAAAGCCATATGTTCTGCTTATTTCCATAATGCTGCACGACTCAAGGGGGTCGGCGAGTATGTCAACTGCAGAAACGGAATGCCATGCCACTTGCATCCAAGCAGTGCTATATATGGATTGGGTTATACTCCAGATTATGTGGTTTATCATGAACTGATCTTGACAACGAAGGAGTACATGCAATGTGCAACAGCAGTCGAACCCCAGTGGCTGGCTGAGCTGGGACCCATGTTTTTCTCGGTGAAGGAGTCGGACACATCAATGTTAGAACATaagaagaaacagaaacaagaaaaaactgCCATGGAGGAAGAGATGGAGAATTTGAGGAAGGTCCAAgaggagagggagagggagagcaTAGAGAAGGAGAGGATGAAGAGGGCTAAGGAACAGCAACGAGTTTCAATGCCTGGGTTGAAGCTGGGCTCTTCCACTTATTTAAGACCAAAAAAACTTGGCTTGTAGGTGTTGCTTTTTCTATACCTCCTAGTGTTGGACAGTAGATGGTGTAGAAGCCGAGGCAATTCTTACCACGAGGTAAAGCAGCAAAGCTTTTGTTTCCATTGTAGTCTGCCATATACTCTTCCATGTCtttactattattttcttgtgtttCATTTCGACAGAGAACCACCTCTGTACAATTGATTACACATTAGTGATCTATGTTTTATGTTGCGAGCTGAATCCTCACCCTTAATCAAGTTGAACCAAATATGCGAACATATGCTTGGGTGGCAACGTGTATACATTTTCGAGACTAAAGATTCATGCTTGTGCACCTAGTGAGGAATCAAATAACATTAGCGACATCCCACCGTTACAAAATTGATGAAGTTAACCAGGTTAGATTAAACTCTTTATGATTGTTCAGTGTTTCTGTAACATAAATTGAATAAGATCGTTGAATGCCTAGGTACAAAGCAATTGTGTTTGAATCTAACAAACAACTCATGCCTTAATAGTAACAGTGCACAGGCACAATCCCGAAGGCTTTATCTCAGAAGTCTGCCATTCTGAACCTGGGGCAGCATTTGGATCGTATAACAGCGTGTGGTAGGCAGGATCCTCCTGTAATGAGAAGAGCAAAAGCTTTCCATCAAGAATTCCAAACCGAAAGCCGATGCTCGAGCTTCCCGTCACTGGAACTGGGACCATCTTCCAAGAGTTGTCTTCAGGATTGAAGATTGCCAACTTACGCTCATTTTTCCACTCCATGCAACAGAGCTTCTTCCCAAGCAAAGCATGAGCAGTAACCATAACACAACCGTTCTTCATCTGGCACCATGTGTGCCTTTCAGGGCTATACACATCAACAGACCTTGAGTTTCCGATTGTGAAACTTGACCTCCCACCCATAACATAGAGCTTTCCCTCGACGCCACATGCGAAACAGCCCCACCTTGGTCGCTTCAGGCTCTCTATCACAGTCCACTTGTCACTTTCAGGGTCATACACCTCGGCACATGAGAGAGATTCTCCATCAGCCCCACATCCTCCTGCGGCGTAGATCAAGCCATTGACCTCGGCACAAGCAAAGTTATAGCGCCCCACATTCATGCTGGCCAATTTGCTCCAGCTGGAGGAAAGTTATTTTGTTAGGAGAATAGCACAAGAAAACAGGAGTACAACTCTTCTTGGAAGAAAGAATTGTGTAATTGGGTAGCCCTACTGTAGTTATTCTAAATGGATTGACAAGAAGTTTGGCTGGTCGACGGTTAAAGGCTCATCCTACCTCATTCATATTCAGATTTGGTTGAATGCTGAATGTTTCTCAATATGTACAAATATGCAATAACTCATTGTTCAAGGGGGAAAACTACAACAGAATGTTCGAAATGTGCGACAGATATCAGTTTCAAATCAACtacatcaaaataaacaaagatgTGTAGAAACAAAAAGCTTCAATACTTGACCATTTTCCAAACTTAAACCGAGGACTCCACCTTGTCgctaaaaagaattaaatgtaAGAAAGCAATGAATTTCTCCACTAGAAGACTGAGAATTTTCTGGACTATAAGGTCTACCAGCAATATAagatcataattttttctgcATTAGGAAAATCCTCTATGGTTATTAACCAGTCCATGAGTTACTATGGCATTCATAGTAAGGGTGACTTAAAGTTAGCAAAGACACTATTTTAGACAACGATAATGTGCATGGGGGCAAATGGGGGAAAAAGAGAATTTCCAGAATACACCTGTTGAGGCAAGAATCATATTGGTATAGATCTGTTGAGACAGAGCCGGTGCCATCAACCACCAAGTAACCAGCAATAACCAGAAGCTTCCCATGGAGAACGACCACGCCAAATCCTGCTTTAGCAGGACCAGGCATAGGTGGGAGCTCATGGTGCTTATGTCCCAAACAATCTAACACATCCCAGTGGCTCCCGTTTCCTTCAGCATCCACAGTCAGGACATAAAGCCACTCCTCAAGCACCCCAGCTAGTTTCCGGACAATGAT
The window above is part of the Sesamum indicum cultivar Zhongzhi No. 13 linkage group LG2, S_indicum_v1.0, whole genome shotgun sequence genome. Proteins encoded here:
- the LOC105156699 gene encoding pre-mRNA-splicing factor ATP-dependent RNA helicase DEAH7 codes for the protein MESNGGSGLFDVDRTTDTLVPEESTGGLFVPGKDRVVFRPPERRSVLGLDVLANAKRESKGEGPFKVPKERVASVAASLDEDEEKSTSGIDEVENDTSLDGVRNYTNRRYRELASSEASDSGVTEEVQTSEALHGRRANKHMQVPTASSGRSRNRSPSSDYTDHDRSRSRSRYGDYNRSSNKATRSRHGSESEGRTPRESSHGQEKEHSGEYGRKKSRYDRYMRTPGRSEWDDGRWEWEDTPRRDGRSSSSRHHQHPSPMLVGASPDARLVSPWLGGRTPSSSAAASPWDSIAPSPTPIRASGSSVRSASSRYGGKSDQMNFSSDKVHLAEDGENGAENICEDQNHEISESMRLEMEYNSDRAWYDREEGSTMYDADGSSFFLGDEASFQKKETELAKRLVRKDGSKMTLAQSKKLSQLTADNAQWEDRQLLRSGAVRGTEVQTEFDDEEERKVILLVHDTKPPFLDGRIVFTKQAEPIMPLKDPTSDMAIISRKGSNLVREIREKQSMNKSRQRFWELAGSKLGEILGVEKTAEQIDADTAVVGEEGEIDFKEDAKFAQHLKKGEAVSDFAKSKTLAQQRQYLPIFSVREELLQVIRENQVVVVVGETGSGKTTQLTQYLHEDEYTTNGIVGCTQPRRVAAMSVAKRVSEEMETELGDKVGYAIRFEDVTGPNTVIKYMTDGVLLRETLKDSDLEKYRVVVMDEAHERSLSTDVLFGILKKVVARRRDFKLIVTSATLNAQKFSNFFGSVPIFHIPGRTFPVQILYSKTPCEDYVEAAVKQAMMIHITSAPGDILIFMTGQDEIEATCYALSERMEQLIATKKEAPKLLILPIYSQLPADLQAKIFQKAEDGARKCIVATNIAETSLTVDGIFYVIDTGYGKIKVYNPRMGMDALQVFPVSRAAADQRAGRAGRTGPGTCYRLYTESAYLNEMLPSPVPEIQRTNLGNVVLLLKSLKIDNLLDFDFMDPPPQENILNSMYQLWVLGALNNVGDLTDLGWKMVEFPLDPPLAKMLLMGEQLGCINEVLTIVSMLSVPSVFFRPKDRVEESDAAREKFFVPESDHLTLLNVYQQWKANQYRGDWCNDHFLHVKGLRKAREVRSQLLDILKTLKIPLTSCGPDWDVVRKAICSAYFHNAARLKGVGEYVNCRNGMPCHLHPSSAIYGLGYTPDYVVYHELILTTKEYMQCATAVEPQWLAELGPMFFSVKESDTSMLEHKKKQKQEKTAMEEEMENLRKVQEERERESIEKERMKRAKEQQRVSMPGLKLGSSTYLRPKKLGL
- the LOC105156697 gene encoding F-box/kelch-repeat protein At1g67480-like, producing the protein MPAFFPVKERVQESNMCFSNLVQQDAPTTKNKSMLIAKVSDDFHSPILPGLPDDVSKHCLALVPRSHFPAMGAVCKRWRSFIKSKDFIIVRKLAGVLEEWLYVLTVDAEGNGSHWDVLDCLGHKHHELPPMPGPAKAGFGVVVLHGKLLVIAGYLVVDGTGSVSTDLYQYDSCLNSWSKLASMNVGRYNFACAEVNGLIYAAGGCGADGESLSCAEVYDPESDKWTVIESLKRPRWGCFACGVEGKLYVMGGRSSFTIGNSRSVDVYSPERHTWCQMKNGCVMVTAHALLGKKLCCMEWKNERKLAIFNPEDNSWKMVPVPVTGSSSIGFRFGILDGKLLLFSLQEDPAYHTLLYDPNAAPGSEWQTSEIKPSGLCLCTVTIKA